One stretch of Muribaculum intestinale DNA includes these proteins:
- a CDS encoding leucine-rich repeat domain-containing protein gives MRRLIIILGMTIMCIMAYAYRWDCPNHNMGYGRVKDAPYFKPYTCAMWGETGGLQVKVRNIYSDRWQNTPTSFRRCTSYQMNLALPAQLRMLPFKEDAIPWETCPSISDVYDEKYGHQLTYDVLSLAKIDPRPYERVRYKQGQHIYQSDATGDAAYYDNDDTTELWPCTDLMVEGRYQVSLDVFTNPEYEMYWGFESVELPEGLIHIGDSACDNVVVIDSTLVMPSTLEYIGDMAFYCGDFDIDLSKASSLTHIGVKAMYSMSAKEIVLPESLEEVGEMAFGPALSTQKVLNYTGSSDFPYVYCNECTSYLDEKTYREYTKDVSYQTDLCLSKIVSMNPTPPKVVQEYKRDETTGELTDELMREEPLLCHEEFAGRIPLYVPSDAVEAYRSAPGWKNFTRIYPLSELSGIDDIRHNGEPVETGRYDLNGRKVDDSYRGVVVVRYSDGSARKELH, from the coding sequence ATGAGAAGACTGATTATAATTTTAGGTATGACGATAATGTGTATCATGGCATATGCATATCGTTGGGACTGTCCTAACCATAATATGGGCTATGGCAGGGTAAAAGATGCCCCATATTTTAAGCCTTATACGTGTGCGATGTGGGGAGAAACAGGAGGGCTGCAAGTAAAAGTCCGAAATATCTATAGTGATCGGTGGCAAAATACTCCAACGTCGTTTAGGCGTTGTACTTCATATCAAATGAATCTGGCTTTGCCGGCGCAATTGCGTATGCTTCCATTTAAAGAGGATGCCATACCTTGGGAAACCTGTCCCTCTATTTCTGATGTATATGACGAGAAGTATGGACATCAACTGACGTATGATGTATTGTCGCTGGCGAAAATCGACCCCAGGCCCTATGAGCGGGTGAGATATAAACAGGGCCAGCATATTTATCAGTCAGATGCAACTGGAGATGCTGCATATTATGATAACGATGATACAACCGAATTATGGCCTTGTACAGATCTTATGGTGGAGGGTCGTTACCAGGTAAGCCTGGATGTGTTTACAAACCCTGAATACGAAATGTATTGGGGCTTTGAATCAGTGGAACTGCCTGAAGGATTGATTCATATAGGCGACTCAGCCTGTGATAATGTGGTGGTGATTGACTCTACGCTGGTGATGCCGTCGACACTTGAATATATCGGTGATATGGCATTTTATTGCGGAGATTTTGATATAGACCTGTCAAAGGCAAGCAGTCTCACGCATATAGGTGTTAAAGCCATGTATTCAATGTCGGCAAAGGAAATTGTATTGCCGGAATCATTAGAAGAGGTGGGGGAGATGGCCTTTGGCCCTGCGTTGTCAACACAGAAAGTTTTGAATTATACCGGAAGTTCAGACTTTCCGTATGTGTATTGCAATGAATGTACCTCATATTTGGATGAAAAGACATATCGTGAGTATACTAAAGATGTGTCTTATCAGACGGACTTATGCCTGTCGAAGATTGTGTCGATGAATCCGACTCCTCCTAAGGTTGTCCAGGAATATAAACGGGATGAAACAACGGGCGAGTTGACTGACGAACTCATGCGGGAGGAGCCGTTGCTCTGTCATGAGGAATTTGCCGGTAGGATACCACTGTATGTTCCGTCTGATGCGGTCGAAGCATATCGTTCTGCTCCGGGATGGAAGAATTTTACACGGATATATCCGTTGTCGGAGTTGAGCGGAATTGATGATATACGGCATAATGGCGAACCGGTCGAGACCGGACGATATGACCTTAACGGGCGTAAGGTCGACGATAGCTACCGTGGTGTTGTGGTCGTAAGATATTCTGATGGCTCTGCCAGGAAAGAACTACATTAG
- a CDS encoding MgtC/SapB family protein yields MILCGAYAWADFVTDITSIEVNTVSSVFKLCLSLMLGCCVGYERKRKGQIAGVRTFALIAMGATLAMILSIYVPQEYMGLKNGDPGRIAAQVVTGIGFLGAGAIIQMKGSVRGLTTAAGIWIIAAIGMAVGVGLYWLSVITTGLILVVLVVMERWEHYVHSGVESRIIRLKLSVIAEDIEGYREVLARHHIHLSNVYVEYDYMEPVTRLNLVVLVRERTDYMKLFAELRDVKPTIAISLGTQVSI; encoded by the coding sequence ATGATACTCTGCGGCGCATATGCGTGGGCCGACTTTGTGACGGATATCACCTCGATTGAAGTCAATACGGTCTCGTCGGTGTTCAAGCTCTGCCTGAGTCTGATGCTCGGCTGCTGTGTCGGCTATGAGCGCAAGCGTAAAGGGCAGATTGCCGGAGTGCGCACATTCGCTCTCATAGCCATGGGCGCCACTCTTGCAATGATACTGTCGATATATGTTCCACAGGAATATATGGGGCTCAAGAATGGCGACCCGGGGCGTATCGCGGCCCAGGTGGTGACCGGTATCGGTTTTCTCGGCGCCGGGGCCATCATACAGATGAAAGGGTCGGTGCGCGGGCTTACCACTGCCGCCGGCATCTGGATTATCGCGGCCATCGGCATGGCTGTCGGTGTAGGGCTTTACTGGCTGTCGGTGATAACCACCGGACTGATACTTGTGGTGCTCGTGGTGATGGAGCGCTGGGAGCATTATGTGCATTCAGGCGTCGAGTCGCGCATCATAAGGCTCAAACTGTCGGTGATAGCGGAGGATATCGAGGGATACCGCGAGGTGCTTGCGCGCCATCATATACATCTTAGCAATGTGTATGTAGAGTATGACTATATGGAGCCTGTGACACGCCTGAATCTTGTGGTGCTCGTGAGGGAGCGCACCGACTATATGAAACTGTTTGCCGAACTGCGCGATGTGAAGCCTACCATAGCGATATCGCTCGGCACGCAGGTGTCGATATAA
- a CDS encoding cation:proton antiporter: MLLNLIMAAATGDVASGGGEMSDIQVESLVRDLAFILLMGAVVTVLFKWLKQPVVLGYIVAGFLASPHFHYLPSVTTESNIEFWAQLGIVVLLFSLGLEFSFKKLLNTGGSAVVTAMIIVIGMMCTGFAIGHLLNFSHMNSLFLGGMLSMSSTTIIIKAFTDLGLRQKKFASLVFAVLIVEDLFAVLMMVVLSSIAINNSVEGSELLMSVAKLVFFLIIWFLVGVYVLPSALNRIRRYLNSETLLIIALGLCFGMAVFSVYCGFSLALGAFVMGSIIAGMSYAESIEAVVSPVKDLFGAVFFISVGMMVDLNVIVEYFWPILLLSGVVIAGMILFGTFGMLITGQSLRIAMESGFSLTQIGEFAFIIASLGMSLGVLDPTIYPIVVAVSVLTTFTTPYFIRMADPVYGFVERHLPKRMHFLIERYSENANSESETRVLWASVLKRYVWRILLYSSVVIAIMLLCLKYVEPLLLEFSPGWGRFITSVITLLLMAPFLLALAMPASRKTERERLVAANAHFDVPLIVMTIFRLLLALGFIIYAISAIHSMRIGWIVGLLIFVVMLCTFSGRLRKRLQHMEMRFFDNLNERELRRSGKNNNLVSDMHLAFITVGYGCPFVGDRLMDSNLRKKYGVNVASIQRGGHTLLVPNGAMRIFPGDTLGIIGTDDQIESILPVIERIDDSEPDTPAMADVKLTKVQLSATSELIGKTSATGQLRDKYKVLLVAIQRPDGTYMHPDGTTLFEAEDVLWIVGSSESVEKMK; this comes from the coding sequence ATGTTGCTGAATCTGATAATGGCTGCCGCGACAGGCGATGTCGCATCCGGAGGCGGCGAGATGAGCGATATCCAGGTGGAGAGCCTGGTGAGAGACCTTGCTTTCATATTGCTGATGGGCGCCGTGGTGACGGTGCTGTTCAAATGGCTGAAACAGCCGGTAGTGCTGGGCTATATCGTTGCGGGATTTCTCGCAAGCCCTCATTTTCATTATCTTCCGTCTGTCACGACGGAGAGCAACATAGAATTCTGGGCGCAGCTCGGCATTGTGGTGCTGCTCTTCTCTCTGGGGCTGGAATTCAGCTTCAAGAAATTGCTCAACACCGGGGGCTCGGCTGTGGTGACGGCTATGATTATCGTGATAGGGATGATGTGTACGGGGTTTGCCATAGGGCATCTGCTGAATTTCTCCCACATGAACAGTCTGTTTCTCGGCGGAATGCTGTCGATGTCGTCGACCACTATCATCATAAAGGCGTTCACCGACCTGGGACTCCGGCAGAAGAAATTTGCCTCGCTGGTATTCGCGGTGCTCATAGTCGAGGACCTGTTTGCGGTGCTCATGATGGTGGTGCTCTCGTCGATAGCCATAAACAACAGTGTGGAGGGGAGCGAGCTGCTGATGAGCGTGGCCAAGCTGGTGTTTTTCCTTATAATATGGTTTCTGGTGGGGGTATACGTGCTTCCGTCGGCGCTCAACCGCATACGCCGCTATCTCAACAGCGAGACTCTGCTCATAATCGCCTTGGGTCTCTGTTTCGGCATGGCTGTGTTCTCGGTGTACTGCGGATTTTCGCTTGCGCTCGGAGCGTTTGTTATGGGGTCGATAATCGCAGGGATGAGCTACGCCGAGTCAATCGAGGCTGTGGTGAGTCCGGTCAAGGACCTGTTTGGCGCGGTATTCTTCATATCGGTCGGCATGATGGTCGACCTTAATGTCATAGTCGAGTACTTCTGGCCGATATTGCTGCTCTCGGGAGTGGTGATAGCCGGCATGATTCTGTTTGGCACTTTCGGTATGCTTATTACAGGACAGTCGCTTCGCATAGCGATGGAGTCGGGCTTCTCCCTCACGCAGATAGGCGAGTTCGCGTTTATCATCGCGTCGCTGGGTATGTCGCTCGGTGTGCTTGACCCTACTATCTATCCGATAGTGGTGGCTGTGTCGGTGCTTACCACTTTCACTACGCCGTATTTTATACGTATGGCCGATCCGGTCTACGGCTTTGTCGAGAGACATCTGCCCAAGCGCATGCATTTCCTCATAGAGCGTTATAGCGAGAACGCAAACTCGGAGAGCGAGACACGTGTGCTGTGGGCCTCGGTGCTGAAGCGATATGTGTGGCGCATACTCCTTTACAGCAGTGTGGTGATAGCAATCATGCTGTTGTGTCTGAAATATGTCGAGCCACTGCTGCTCGAGTTCTCGCCCGGCTGGGGGCGTTTTATTACCTCGGTGATTACATTGCTTCTGATGGCGCCTTTCCTTCTTGCACTGGCCATGCCCGCCTCGCGCAAGACCGAACGCGAGCGCCTGGTGGCGGCGAATGCCCATTTTGACGTGCCGCTGATTGTGATGACTATCTTCCGCCTGCTTCTGGCCTTAGGATTTATCATCTATGCCATAAGCGCCATCCATTCGATGAGAATCGGCTGGATAGTCGGTCTGCTGATTTTTGTGGTGATGCTCTGCACCTTCTCGGGGCGTCTGCGCAAGCGCCTGCAGCATATGGAGATGCGATTTTTTGACAATCTCAATGAGCGCGAGCTGCGTCGCTCGGGCAAGAACAACAATCTGGTCAGCGACATGCATCTGGCGTTTATAACGGTCGGCTACGGCTGTCCCTTTGTGGGCGACCGGCTGATGGACTCCAACCTGCGCAAGAAATATGGCGTCAATGTGGCGAGCATACAGCGTGGCGGCCATACTCTGCTTGTGCCTAACGGGGCGATGCGTATTTTCCCCGGCGATACGCTCGGTATCATCGGTACAGATGACCAAATAGAGAGCATACTCCCGGTAATTGAGCGTATAGACGATTCGGAGCCCGACACTCCGGCGATGGCCGATGTGAAGCTGACCAAGGTGCAGCTGTCGGCCACCTCCGAGCTTATAGGCAAGACATCGGCAACAGGACAGTTGCGCGATAAATACAAGGTGTTGCTTGTGGCGATACAGCGTCCTGACGGCACATACATGCATCCCGATGGCACCACCCTGTTTGAGGCCGAGGATGTATTGTGGATTGTCGGGTCGTCGGAGAGTGTAGAAAAGATGAAGTAA
- a CDS encoding DMT family transporter — protein sequence MWILLAVASALCLGFYDVFKKLSVAGNNVLVVLFLNTLFSSLLMAPVIIVGLADGYIGLGGTLTGHFRIMVKALIVLSSWLLGYFSIKHLPLTVAGPVNASRPVMVLVGAILIYGERLNAWQWGGVALGFFSLFFISRIGMKEGRGTGEGRWVLMAVGAAFMGAVSALYDKWLLGRYEPLEVQAWYSFYQFVIMGITIALILRGHRMRGEAVTPFRWRWTILFISLFLTAADIAYFYALSLPGAMIAVVSMIRRGSVVVSFFYGVIALRERHVRAKLIDLCVLIAGLALLVIGSM from the coding sequence ATGTGGATACTGCTTGCTGTAGCCTCGGCGCTGTGCCTGGGATTTTATGACGTTTTCAAGAAACTGTCGGTAGCCGGCAACAATGTGCTGGTGGTACTGTTTCTCAACACCCTGTTCAGTTCGCTGCTCATGGCGCCTGTCATTATTGTCGGTCTTGCAGATGGATATATAGGGCTTGGCGGCACCCTGACAGGGCACTTCCGGATAATGGTGAAGGCGCTTATCGTGCTTTCGTCGTGGCTACTCGGATATTTCAGTATCAAGCATCTGCCTCTCACGGTGGCCGGGCCCGTAAACGCGTCGCGCCCTGTGATGGTGCTTGTAGGTGCCATACTCATATATGGAGAGCGACTTAACGCATGGCAGTGGGGTGGTGTGGCCCTGGGCTTCTTTTCGCTGTTCTTCATAAGCCGTATCGGCATGAAGGAGGGGCGCGGTACAGGCGAGGGCCGTTGGGTGCTCATGGCTGTCGGAGCCGCCTTCATGGGAGCTGTCAGCGCTCTGTACGACAAATGGTTGCTCGGACGCTACGAGCCTCTTGAGGTACAGGCCTGGTACAGTTTCTATCAGTTTGTGATTATGGGGATAACCATAGCCCTGATATTGCGCGGACACCGCATGCGCGGCGAGGCTGTGACACCGTTCCGGTGGCGTTGGACCATACTGTTCATCTCCCTGTTTCTTACGGCCGCCGATATCGCCTATTTCTATGCGTTGTCGTTGCCGGGAGCTATGATAGCTGTCGTGTCGATGATACGTCGCGGCAGTGTCGTAGTGTCGTTCTTCTACGGTGTGATAG